The genomic stretch ctgctcctgtcataattactacggtcgctagaggtcgctgtcgtgttcttttatactttctttctgtgatctaccatgtgaatagatgataaagccTACTAGTTGGAGTGTAGTAGggccctattgacccacatctatggggcttatagcgaccacTTATAGCccatttaatagcctgacaacagtctagtCGGCTGATAAACTATGATTTCAGCATTACAAGTGACCTCTTTTACAAGTGTAaccaaaaatattgattaatgcagATTTAAAACTTATTTAATCTGTTGATAAAAGTGTTACAAAGTGATGGAAAAGATGGCAAAATGCTCTCAAAGCAGTCCATTTGCCTGTGAGTTTGCTTGAGGTGAAACAAGGCACTAGTCTGTGTCAGTGATtgaagtacagtatgtgtcagcgGGCCTCCGTGTGTGTAGGTTTTTGTGTGTGAGCCACAGTGTGAGCTGAGTGCCGTGCTGCAAATTGCATCTGTTCTTAATTACAGAGTGCTAATGAAAGCCTGTACTCCTGGTGGGCCTACTGAGGACCGGCCTGGCACCTCGCCTCCGCCGCTCAGAGGAGGGACGAGAgtgacgacacacacacagtcataaaCAAAATGAAGTAGTACATAGCGAAGACAGATGAAGACAAGAGGTGATGGGCAGCTGCTGTACTCTCCACGCTGCAGTCCTCTGGTTCTCATTATCACAGCTCGTCTTCATCATCCCAGGCTGCAGGCGGATCTCCACTAGAACTCCAAACTAGTCTTCAGAGTGCAGTTGACAACAGCCATTCATATtttgagctgtttttttttttatagttagACAGCCTCTCTTCATACTAAAAGCTTTCCAATAGACAAGTACTATGAAGCACCAAAGTGGAAGTGTTTGAGTGTTGTGCTGTCGCTGTTTGCCTGCTGCCCAAGGccatgttcagacctggcattaacatgcatcctgagtgatctgaacacaagtggacagctttaagtacctctgttcacacctggcattaggatgcgtctccacatgtgtcTCGAGTGATCCAATCtgcacttccccgctctatatgcaaataaacacgtagtaaacacacggcaaaaacagcagatgttgtgacgtaatattacaagaatatattcgtgaattcgggtacattttattgacatcaaaataaaagtttattgTACCGGCGGCCTCCGAAGACCTCCTCGCCGCCGTCACCACTGtctttgccagacaacagcgggtacagagctccagagagccggggatgagtaGAGGGCGAGCGGGCGGGTCTCAGCTCCGGGCAAAGCAgcgtaacaaaaacacagacacatctccgacgGTATAATAATAacgcactttgcgtgcctagtatgatagtctgtagattatgtagcctatagataagatatatttaataaaatacagttgtaccgacagaatagAGTAGAGCCTTTTCCgtgctgcgaggcagacaagcgctcgtgtctgcctgtctattcacatgaggagtgCAGAGACCAGCGGATCCCAGCGAGACgtcaaagtcagtaggattcatcctctgggtacCATGGATATCAGTACTAAATTTCAGGTCCATCTAatcagtagttgttgagatattgcAGTCTGGACCAcaagtggtggaccaactgaTCAGCCAATCGCCAGATGGAGGGACATGGATGGATGTACAAATACATAAAGTATGTTGGAAACTTTTGCAGCACATCATTGATTCAGCAATGTGCAAGATAGGAGAAGAAAACAGGttgaaaaaaaggggaaatacaGTACGTGTGTTTACCCAAGGCCCTGTGAGTTTTCTTCAACTAACATACACTACCTCATCCCAAGCTTGTGATGTGAGTCAGAGGTCGTGCATATGTGAGCACATACAAGATGTTTGAGTTAGGGATGTCAATAatgaaccgtttaaccgttaaccgacattaagcattttaaccgattaacgctatcggttaaaacggttaaaagaaatgttaataattaattcaaaagctgagcggatcatctctttaaggagaaaagctggtccaccttaacagcccagcTTAAGAGGCgtagccggagttgcaggatacaggaagttggctccggtctctccagctcgcttgagcggagcggagttgtactttcgtagcatttattcaccgacaaataaactgtacacacactgtctgctacacttacgttcacagctataacgcctccaacaacctcacactcaccgtcaacacacacaaggtctgttggaaacttgctaaagttacgcagactacgtgtggcggcggccagcacgaagcctccagcaatgctagagctgctaacgtagcacaaacacacacactgtttgtcggacacTTGCTAAAGTtacaccgggcagacacacagctgacaacctgctaaactaaactaaatgtgcggtggagacttttacttggaaagtggctgcatgtccgcgacactacacgcagcatcgtagctgctaagttaatgctcccagacgggtgaactggggactcccgtcaaccaatatctgttgtgctcctgcagctggtacactgCTGCATGCAAgacacaaatcttgtcggttaacggttaataatcggttaacaagagttgattatcggttaagaaaatttgtcaaaatgagcatccctagtttgaGTGATTGGTGTTGTATTAACAACTTACTGTAGTCGGTTCTGCTTGTGTTAGGGGGAACGCTTCTCTATTCAtcttctccctctttttcttttccttcctaaTATGACAAAATTATGAGGACTATCTGGAAGGTTTGCTGTGGGAGGTGGGGTGTAAAACTCAAGCAGGGACCCTCAATGTTGCTAATTCATTTACAGATTTAATTAGATGGATGGAGCCCTTGCCGTTAttaaaacagagagggagagaatgtTGCCAGCACTACAGGACTTTTTAATTACAACTCCACATCCCGCTTGCTGACGTCTGGGGAACCAGTTAATTAAAATCctcattattttacttttaattagtTCCCCCCTCTTTTGTTTCCTTGTGCCATATGGCAATGTTCCGTGGTCAAATCAACTTAATTGAGCTAATTAAGTTGATCAGTTTAATTATTCAAAGTACTCTGATTGGATGAAATTACTACCCCATCCCCCTTCTTCTcacccaccaaaaaaaaaatccctgctTCAAACTCCCCCTCTTACACACTCCAGTTCACAGCGTATCCATTTCATATCATAGTAACCGATGGGTGGTGTAGCTCAAATCTTTATCAAATCACCGGCGATATCTGTGTTCCTCAAACACTATTTTCCCAACGACAAAAGAGGGAGAGTGTCCTTTAAAGCTCATTAATAGTTATAGTTAAAAGATGTTTCCCATTTCAGCAAAAGGGCCCCAACTGTTGATCTCTTGTCCGAGGAAACCAGGTAGAGTTTATGTTCCTCAGAAGTGAGATGCatcactcctttttttatttaaaggataAAATCGTACTTttctcagtgcttgtgcacatacaacTGGGTTTCTgaagtgcctaccaacccacaaactgtgaggTAAGAGAATATATTGCTCACAGCTTGAGAATTACATTTGCAAAGGTGTGTTATCTTCTGTAAATCTAATTTATAGGTTCCCTGAATGCCTCGTGCAGACTATAGCGGTAGATGCTAGATAAACGTCTAGATTCTAGTCAAGTTAATGCAGCGCATGCGACTTGGACAGGTGTGCAGACAGAGTGAAATAAGGTGTTTTAATGTAAGATTAACACTCTGAGACCCGATCCTGACTgattttactgtctttcagaggctctagtattAGTTTTAGGGCTAgggtgaagctacagatatcatatgaaactagaaaacctaaggaatctattggtaccaaccatgctaCCATGTCATGGAAGGAAGCTtagtaacgctccaaatttgggcTACATTTttgggatcccttgacctctgatctcaagatatgtgaatgaaaatgggttctatgggtaaccacgagtctcccctttacagacatgtccactttggATCAGGATTGTCTATCTGGGTGGTTAAAAGGATCACAGAGGATAAAACATCTTTACATATGGATCATTTACAGTTCTGAACTATTGCTTTTCATGAGTTTTAGTAGAATTTCCTTCCCTGGAATAATCAGTGTTTTGACTTCACACAGTCGTGACAAAGGCAGTTTGACACGCTCACAGTGCTGATAGGAAATCAATTATTTACTCTATGTCTGTGATCATGAAAAGCATAAGACAAATTCATTAGCGCATGCAAATGACTTTAATTGCAATTATCTCCATATCTTGATAAGCAAGGAGGGGGGTCTCCCAATCTCCCTCCATGGTGCAAGTTCCATGCCACACTCAAACCAATCAAGCCTCATCTGCATATCATTAATTAGCCTGACGAGTTCAAGAACCAATTAGCAAAACTGCAAAGATACAAGGTGAGGCGGATAAAAGTTTTCAGAGGTTATGACTCACAATTGGCCTCgtaatgtacatacagtacatacaacaCCAAGCGTGAAGCGTGTTTCAGGTGCAAAGTATGTCAACATTTGTGGAGAGAATTGTTATCTTCTTCTTATCTAAGTCTGCTTCAGTTACAGTAAGATACAGTTTCAGTGTTCCAGATTGGCGTTTCATCATTTTATGATATGATTTGAACACTTTGTTTGAACAAAAGTGCCCCATAAGTATCAGGACACCAACCAAACTCACTAGTTTTGATGATTTTATCATCTGAATGCggaataatatatacattttcatggaaaaaatcTTTTTGAACAGAAAGGCTGTTCtttaaaggttcagtgtgtaggatttggaggcatttagtggtgtggttgcagattgcaaccaactgagtacccctccgctcactctccctcataataacactactttaggagcaacggaagtcagacggcggctggcggtaccgtggTTTCGCAATCTGCGCCTCACGTTACTGcggtttcacaagcatgtcggagaactacggtggccttcagtaacgtaaaaatgtgaaagtctctctctagagccagagtttcgtttgtccgttctgggctactgtagaaacatgggagcaacatggcggacaaagatataaacagctcattctaagctatcaaaaacacagcaattcttattttcaggtgatttacactaaagaaaacatagttatgaatattatattccatttaatAAGTAGGGGGATCTAATAAGAGTACAGTACAACAGTAATGAACTCATCACCATGTCATTGAtcatattttaaagacattattatgagaaaatgtggtgtttggtttcttaaaaaaaaccaacaacaatattttcttatgataaattcaaaatgttttcttttaatcttttattcataaatataaatttaacaataaataccaaatttttttattttcctgaaaATATGTGAAACCACTTTCTAACTATAACACTGACAAGACACTTAATATCTGTTTGTCATATACCCcttgctctttttttattgttctatTTGGCTACTATCCCCTTTATACTGAATCTGaattatgttattttgtttaataaagaaagaaagaaagaaagtagagataaatAGCCAACGAGTTTAAATTAATATGACGCtgtgggttggttttcctcccCAATGttttgagtcaccagccgccactaTATCCGGAATATGATCAAAACCAGGATAAGCCTCATAACCGGGACATTCATGACCATGTGAACACACTCAGTGACTCTTTAGATCTCTCAATCGGGCAGAAAAGAGGATTGCTAGCTGGTGTCACAGCTGCTAAAAAATGCTGGTAGTGTGCTGGCAagcttctctcacacacatatctGTTTCCAGTTATCATTCAAATGGAATGGTCTATTGGTAGAAATCATTCATTGGGCCAGACTTCCTTCATTAGCTTCAgagattaaagcttcagtagggcaaagattccataataacctttcagcatattgtaattcaagtgttctgagagaaaactagacttctgctcctcctcatggctctgttttcaggctttaaaaaatctagcccgtgacgggagactttgaccaatcacaggtcatttcagagagagtgttcctattggctgtgctccgctGGTGGGCGGAGCTTGGTGTTTCctgaactgatctcaacatggctgccgggtcacaaactttctcattttacagctaaacagtgcactacaagattttctggaaacatttgaggtgagaaatatgcattacagttagggatgcaccgataccactttttttcagaccagtacaagtacaagtacttacatttgggtactcgcggATATCGaataccgatacgagtacttctctgtgccaaaagaccctcgttaacagccagctggagggtgtgagcgacacacggcaggcttgggagtcccgcatacgaggcggtgcgccgcgaccggctctaggtcggcttggaaaggctcggggcaaaGGTGCTTCCTGGGGCCGTagccaaagtgtcaccggggtggactgtccttagtgcgctccaaccgcgtcgtgccacataaaaggtggcaggggtctgcggcgatgtctgcaacccacccgacctgtcttgaaacatggaccaaggagtctaacgcacgctcaagtcagagggtgcaagcaaaaccccgtggcgcaatgcaccaccggcccgtcgcCCATCGGGGCTGTGAAGCATGAGCGCGTGCgttaggacccgaaagatggtgacgagaggttaacgtcacgctgccataaagtggtatcagagccgttttgcgagtacgagtacgagtacatgagcacagttcGGACCCCAATTACATCCCTAatttcagtaacagaatattgattcatatttgatcagcgctgcctagtttgacccaCATGAactctttcagattacctgtctcatgcactactgtcaggatatagcaaccgttttataaaaataactttttttaatcatatttgctccatttctaccactgctgtttttaagtgcctttttattcatcattcacTCCACAATCTTCATGCTGATCTGAAGCAACAgcccaacaaaacaaaagctttaTAGCGGATTCAGAAGAAACTTGGTTTCATGACTgaaaaaccagaggaatgtgtTCACCCTCCATCATTATGAAAGAGCACTTTGAAACACTACCATTAAAAGCCTCATTGTTACTGTGAATGTGAAGCTAATTGGAGTAACCATGTGAGAGGAGCTGCTGAGTTGTGCGGGCTGTTAATTTGAAGAGTCACAGCTGGCTACTCATGCCTCTAACCCGTCCTGCCTGCTTCACATCAGCCTTTAATTCGGCTCTGCAGAAGCCACACAAACAATACGGAAAGGGAGTGATCCTAAAATTAGACTGGAAGAAATGATCTTGTAGTTTCCGTACCAAAtgtacatataaaaaaaactctaaTTGAAAGGCACATGTCGTGCCAGAAAGCAATCAAAGACCTCGGAAAATATCAGAGACCAGAAAAGATGTTAAAAATGTcaagttaaatgttttaatttggaCAGAGAATGGAgaaatatgaaactataaaacaaaGCAGTTTTCTGACCCGCACTTTGCTTTTTCCCCCTCAGACAGCTACAGAGAGCACAAACTGCTGGCTGCCTGGTGCCCACAGGAAAAGCTCCCTCCCTTTTAATTAGACCAGCTCGCCAGATTAGGCCTCATTAGGCTGCAACACTGGAGTGCTGCTAAAGCCCATGCAGGCCTCCAGCGCATCCCACTTTAATTGCTTCTGTAATGGCTTCGACTCAGGCCTTTGAAATCCATTCCTGTGGGTAATCAGCCATGTTTGTCTGAGAACCACAAGCATTTCTTACTTAGTCCTCGGTCGGCATCGGCTACCTGTAACCCGTTGCTACACACTTACTGTAGCCAGATCATCCTCGACACACACTctatggcaagccgttttaacatttaatagctaagcttgactattaACATTAGGGatatctcaaacgtcattatgactagtcagttGTGCATGACATTGCTCATGcaaggcttcccattggatatcggcccaacaaagcatctgaacagtgttaagcagaagcttttgctaacttcggtaaagttggaaagatattcacagattcaaacttcccggatcaataactaaTCAGCgaaacattgttaaaacacaaaacgACAGcttttctaaccgtagtgatgtagacaacgagctacgcaacctcattttaatcaaaacgaGCCGTCCTCCAAACTTgacacataacattggtctctatgtgcagccggccgTGAGGCGAGTGGTCAGAGACCACTGTGGATCAGATAGTTAGAAAATGCTATGAAACAGAAAGAGCTCATCATCGAGGAATTTGTGGGGAACGAGAGCTTTGTTCGCTTTGTGGTAGAAATTTACAGcgtattgtagatttattgtctccagacacactttagaAACGGCTGCAGTGCAGCGCCATAGTGTGTTTGAATAGCTTCCGCCTCCCACTTGCCGTAGCGGCTgacgtaattacagatatctgcaacatcattttgcatagtcaaaactctaattcaagatatctgtaattacattttgactatccGTAACTCCAgtttagagatatctacaacgtcattctgactagtcataatttaattttaatatatcTAAAAagacaatgtagatatctacaattgagggggaattaaagatatcttgaactggGATTCTGACAGGtcagaattaaattgtagatatctgaaactggaattgtggatatctgtaatgagaaaccccatttacatgaatggcaaaactagtttgaatcgtactagtcaaaatagaattacggatatcttgaattagagttttgactaaccaaaatgacgttgcagatatctctaatgaatatcctgtctagctattaaatgtttaaacagCTTGCCATACACACTCATCACATGTGAGACAgctgaacattattattaattcttCAGAGAGGACTTATTCTCTTCCCCATACACCGTTAGAGCAATACAACTcttgattgaaaaaaaacaacaacacagaaaacatgATTCATACACTGTAGCACACAACACCACCACAGGATATTAGTGCACTTTGAACATATTCTCCCAATCTCCCTTCACTCATTCATAAACTATGAACAGATCTGTTTGTAAAACTTGAACCATTGCTGCAATAAACATTTAGACTGTACAGTATACACCACTGCTGCTAAATCTCAGTATCTTTCCAAACACACTTACAAACACTGATGAACCCCAAAAAGTACATGATGTATGGACAGCTGAAGAAGAGAAGGTACACTAGTGGGGCAGCTAAAcggaaatattcataacaattgtaCATTTTGCGCTAAAAGCGTCAAATcaggcacagatgtaggtttatatgttatgaaaagatatagatatcggggcgctgcaAATGTGGCCCCCTGGGGCCGtggcagacatttttcaaaattgtatcgacgatatctatatattttcataacatACATATAAAcgtacatctgtgccaaatttgttgcttttatttcaaaatgcacaattgttatgaatatttcagtttaGCTGCCCCACTAATAAGACACAATTTGTAGTTAATGGGCTAGAAACGGGAAAAGATGGTCCTTTATTACTGCAATATAGCCTCAGATATGAAAAAACAATGCGGAGactaggaaggaaggaaggaaacatCCTGCAGCTGGAATCAGGCGATCCATACAATTCTTCCTCAAACCAAAAATGAAAGGTCaaactatgtgtgtgtggtctgtatGAAGTATATTTCACCTCCTGCAGGAGTCACTTTGCTGTCAGTCGTCCCTCCGTATTAAATGCCCGCTGTAACTGGCTAGCTGGGTAAAGAAGGTAATGGATGATTCCATGGCAGTCTTCCATTTTTCCCCCGTTAGCCGCGCCAGTTCTTATCAGTAATATTGCCACAGTTCACAATAGACAACAGcctactgtataaataaagtccaACCATCCTCAGCATCCTTCATCCCGCCAGCGGAGTACTGCACTTGTCCAGATTTCACTCCTCACAGTCGACTCAGAGAAGTTTCTGTTGGGATGATGAAATCTAAACGAGGTGCAGTAATGGCTGTATCCAGACTGTCCGTCAGACTGGAGGGTGGTCAACCGATGGCAGGATTTATAGgttagaggaggaagaggagggtgaagGAGGGACAGAGGAGGAAGGTGGGGGGAGAAGGCACACATTTAGTTTtccatcctcttcctcagcAGACCTGTGAACagtggagagagaagaagtTGTAAATGTTACTAGTAACACCTTTTCACACCgtacagaaaatgtgtttccatccatctgtttttatgctcattttcaattttgtgggatgaaaactgatgaaactTCCTTCCCAACATGGTAGCATGACGTggttgtaaatgtatgtatatcttAGGTTTTCTtctttcatatgatatctataGCTTCAttctagccctaaaactgaacctactagagcctctgaaagacagtaaagtcagtcgggatcgcgggtctcTGAGTGTTAATTGATGCATGTAATGATGGCTTGATTTACTAATCTACTCCTTTATTAATGATAGTGTTTCTGCTTTGTAATATCAAATCAattacttttcatatagagcaggtctagactgtgCTGTGTGTTGAAATAGGACTAATAACATGAGTTCTATAAGCCAATGACAGCATCATCATTGAGGGTTATTTTTAATCTCCCTTATTTCCTCCGTTTTGTGTAAACAAAGAGAATAATAATAGCCTAATTTGCTGACATGCAACGTCACGTCCTGTTGCCCAAAGTTACTTTTTATACTAATTATAAAAAGTGGATAAAGAAATGCTTCCTAGCATCACATCATGGCCTCTCACCTTCTGGTCAGACATCATGCTGTTGTTCTGCAGAGGAGTCGGATGTCCAGTGAGCAGACCTCCACCAGGCCGGTCGTGTTCACAGAAAATAGTCCCGTTGACGTAGTGAAAGCGATCGCCAGGGACCAGCCGGTTCCTACAGGTCGCACAGGTAAAACACTGGGAAAACAACAGAGTGTCACGTGTGATTATATAGCATAAAGATTGTGGTAATTTAAATGTTGAAGTGATACGTAATCACACTCACCTTAAGGTGATAAACGTTTCCTTGTGCTCGCATCACCATCTCACTAGCAGGTATCGACTGACCACAAGCGCTGCAGGCTCCACTGTGTCCAAACAGCCTGCACATAAAACCACAGCACAAGATTGTCACTTCAACTCATTTAACACTATTTTGCATCAACTGCTACAGCAAAAGAGAATTCACATAATGTTGTTAATTTGCGTGATGTTTTTGACGAGAAACTGCatgatttattttgtgttgaGATATCG from Sebastes umbrosus isolate fSebUmb1 unplaced genomic scaffold, fSebUmb1.pri scaffold_172_arrow_ctg1, whole genome shotgun sequence encodes the following:
- the LOC119484362 gene encoding LIM domain transcription factor LMO4.1-like; amino-acid sequence: MVNSRVEAPTVAVMGGGGGTASRLCAGCGGRIVDRFLLFSMERYWHTRCLKCSCCHAQLGEYSSTCYSKGGMILCKNDYIRLFGHSGACSACGQSIPASEMVMRAQGNVYHLKCFTCATCRNRLVPGDRFHYVNGTIFCEHDRPGGGLLTGHPTPLQNNSMMSDQKVC